CGAGGCGACGGCCGCGGCGAACGACAACGCCGCCGGGCCCGGCGCGCCGAACGACAACGCCGCCGGGGCGGCCGCGACCACCACGCCGACCGCCGGCCGGCCCGCCACCCCCGGCGAGTCGGCGGGCCTGGTCAACCCCGCGGCCACCGGACCCACCACACCGGACGGCACGCCGACGGAGGCCGTCCTGGAGTCGGTCGCCGTCACGGAGGCCGGCCCGGCACCCGCCCCGACCAGCACCACGACCCCTGCGAACCAGAAGGCCGCCGAGGCGGCCGAGGAGGAGACGTCATGACCCAGCCGAAGACCAACCGCATCCCGGCCCCGCTCTACGCCGCCGCCGGCGCCGGCGAACTCGCCCTCGAGCAGCTGCGCAAGCTGCCCACCGTGGTCAGTGACCTCGGCACCCGGGTGGTCGCCGACCTGGGCGGCAAGGCCGTCCTGACCGGCCTCGAACTGCGTGAGAAGGCCACCGCGACGCTGCGCACCGCCAACGAGACGGTGGGCACCCTGCGCGGCGGCAGCGTCCCGGCCGACCTCGCCAAGCTCCGCGAGGCCGCCGACCTGGCCAAGCTCCGCGAGGCCGCCGACCTCGACCGGCTGCGCGCCGCGGCCACCCGCAACGCCGCCGTCGTCGTGGCCGGCGCGCAGGTCGCGCAGGAGCGGGCGCTGGCCGCGTACGGTGCGCTGGTCGCCCGTGGCGAGCGCGTGGTCGGTGCCGGTGTGCTGGAGGCCGCCGACACGGTGAACGCCGACATCGAGGCGACCGAGGCGCAGCGCGTCGAGACGCCGGCCGCCGAGGCCGCGCAGCCTGCCGCCGCGACCACCGAGGACGTTCCGACCCCGGCCGAGGTCGCCGAGGTCGCCACCCCGAAGCCGGCCACCGTCCGGAAGGCCACCGGCGCGCGGAAGGCCACCAAGGCGGCCGCCACTCCGTCGGCGAAGCTGCCCCGGGCCACCAAGCGGACGCGTCCCGCGGCCGAGTGACGACCAACCGGCGACCCCGGAGGCGTTCCTGTCGGACGTTTCCGGGGTCGCCGACATAAGCTTGCCGTCATGGCCAACGCCGCGCCGCTCTTCGCCTTCGAAGTCCGCTCCGTCATCGAGCTGATCCTTCTCGTCTTCGCGCTGATCATCCAGGGCGTCGCGCTGGTGCACGCCATCACGCAGCGATCCGACGCCTTCGCCGCCATCGGCACCCTGCCGAAGGGCGGCTGGATCGCCATCCTGGCGGTCTGCCTGGTGCTGACGCTGCTCGGCTTCGGCCCGATCAGCCTCTTCGGACTGATCGGCATCGCCGCCGCGCTGATCTACCTGCTGGACGTCCGCGTCGGCCTGCGCGACCTGAGCGACGGCAAAGGCTTCTGGTGAGAGGTTTCCGCTGGCCGCCCCCGCCGGACGGCGGGCCCCGCACCTGGGGTCCGGGGCCGGGGGCACCGCGGACCGGCCGGCCGGCCCTGCCCGAGCCGGAGACCGACCTGGTCACCACGCCGCACGGCGTACGCCTGGAGCGGCTGGTCACCGGCACCGGTGACCCGGTCACGGTGTTCGCGCACGGGCTTGGCAACGGCATCGCCACGACCCGCCCGTTCGGCAGCGGGGTCACCGGTCGCCGCGTGTTCTTCCAGTTCCGGGGGCACGGCCGCTCGGACGCGCCGCCCGGGTCGTGGGATTACGCCGACCTGGCCCGTGACCTGCGGGCGGTCGCCGACCTGGAGGGGGCCGGCCGTGCCTTCGGCGCGAGCCTGGGCGCGGGGGCGCTCTGTCGGCTGCTGGTCGAGAGCCCGGAGCGCTTCGACCGGCTGGTCTTCTTCCTGCCCGCCGTGCTCGACCGGCCGCGCGGCGAGGTGGCCCGGCAGCGGCTGACCGCGCTGCTGGAGGCGGTGGAGAGCGGCGACGCGTCGGCGGTCGCGGAGGTCGTGTCCGTCGAGTTGCCGCCCGCGGTGCGCAACACGCCGGCCGGGTGGGCCTACCTGCGTCAGCGCCTCGACCAGCTGCTGCGGGACGGGCTGGCTTCCGGGCTGGCGAGCCTTCCCGAGCAGGTGGCGGTGCCGAGCACGGACGCGCTGGCCGCGGTGACCGCGCCCGCGTTGGTCATCGGCTGCGTCGGCGACGACCTGCACCCGGTGGAGGTCGCCGAGGAACTCGCGGCCGCCCTCCCGGCGGCCACGCTGCACGTGTACGACCGGCCGGGCGTGCTCTGGTCGGAACGCGCCGACCTGCGTACGCGGATCTCCTCGTTCCTGAACGAGTAACGTGCCCTGACATGGGCGTCACACACCACGGCCGGACGCACCGGCTCGACCTCGCCGACCCGACCTTGCGCGAGTGGGAGTGCACGGTGCTGCATGCCGACCCGGAGCAGGGCATCGTGCTGGACCGGTCGGCGTTCTATCCGGGCGGCGGCGGCCAGCCGCCGGACCACGGGGTGCTGCTCTGGCAGGGCGTGCAGACCCGGATCGTCGGCACCCGCAAGGGCGACGACCTGTGGCTGATCCCCGCCGAGGGTGATCCGCTGCCGCCGGCCGGCACCGTGCTGACGGGTGCGGTGGAGGACGAGCGGCGTACCCGACTGATGCGGACCCACTCGGGGCTGCACGTGCTCTGCGGTGTGGTCTTCCGCGACTTCGGCGCGCTGGCGACCGGCGGCAACATGGAGCCGGGTGAGGCGCGGATGGACTTCAACCTCCCCGAGGTGCCACCGGACTTCAAGACCCGCATCGAAGAGCTGGTCAACGCCGAGATCGCCGCCGACCGGTCGGTCGCGGTGCGGGTGCTGCCCCGGGTGGAGGCGCTGGCCCTGCCCGACATCATCCGCACCCAGTCGAACCTCATCCCGCCGGACGAGCAGGAGGTCCGGATCGTCGACATCGTCGGTCTCGACGTGCAGGCCGACGGCGGTACCCACGTCGCCTCGACCGCGCAGATCGGCAAGGTGCAGGTGGTCAAGGTGGAGAGTAAGGGCCGGGCCAACCGGCGGGTCCGCGTCCGTCTGGCCGACTAGGACAGCCAGGACCGCGGGCCGCGGCTCAGTCGGTGGCTCGCCGGGCGCGCAGCGCCCGGACCTTGTGCCGGTTGCCGCAGCGGTCCATCGAGCACCATCGGCGCTGCCCGGGGCGCGAGGTGTCCACGAACACCAGGTGGCAGTTGTGCGCGCCGCACTCGCGGATCCGGTCGGCGTGCGGACCGCTGAAGAGGTCGACGGCGTCGCGGGCGACGGTGGCGAGCACCTGCCCGCCCCGCGCCGGTAGCCAGCGCCGCGTGCCCTCGACGGTCAGCTCGGGGGCCAGCGGTTCCCCGGCCGCGATCTCGTTGAGGGTGGCGAGGTCGGCGGGGGTGGCCTCGAAGTCGGCGGGGTCGTCGGTCGGTGGCCGGCCGCCGGTCCGGGCGCAGGCGAGGCGCCACAGGGCGTCGCGCAGCCGTCGGGTGGTGGCCAGGTCGTCGGCGTCGACCCGCACCCGCGCCGGGTCGAGGCCCAGCCGGGACAGCTCCAGCCACGCGGCCAGGTCGTCGGGCCGGTGCAGGGCCTCGTAGCGGCGGCCCAGCGGGCCGGGGCCGCCGGTGGTGAGGAGCTCCAGGCAGAGGGCGCCGGGGTCGAAGCGGAAGCGGGTGCCCGAGAGAGAGACCAGGGTGAGTCCACTTGCGCCGTCCGTCATGTAACCACTATAAACGGTTACTGAGGCGGCCCGCTCGGGCGGCCGCGGCCGGAGGTGAGCACGGATGGCCCTGCACTGGAAGCTCGTCGTCGACTGCGCGGACGCGATCCCGCTGGCCCGGTTCTGGGCGGCCGCCCTCGACTACGACGTGGAGGACAACAGCGCCCTCATCGATCGCCTGGTCGAGGTGGGCGCGGTCGGCCCGGAGGCGTACGTCGAGATCGACGGCCGGCGCGTGTTCCGCGAGCTGGCCGGGATCCGCCACCCGGACGACCCGGTCGACCCGGACAGCGGCATCGGTCTCGGCCGGCGCCTGCTCTTCCAGGCCGTGCCCGAGCCCAAGCGGGTCAAGAACCGGCTGCACCTCGACCTGCACGTCGGCCCCGCGGACCGGGAGGTGACGGTGAAGCGGCTGACCGGGTTGGGCGCCACCGTGCTGGCGGAGGTGGACGACCGGGGCAGCCGGCACACCACGATGGCCGACCCGGAAGGCAACGAGTTCGACGTGCAGTGAAAATCTGACGTCGCCTGTCACCTTTCGCTGGCAGGCTCGCCGGCATGACGAAACCGCTGACAGGAAGGGTCGCCCTGGTCGCCGGGGCGACCAGGGGCGCGGGCCGGCAGATCGCCGTCCAGCTCGGCGCGGCCGGGGCCACCGTCTACGCGACCGGGCGCAGCAGCCGGGCCGGTCGCTCGGAGCTGGACCGGCCGGAGACGATCGAGGAGACCGCCGAGCTGGTCACCGCGGCCGGCGGTGAGGGCATCGCGGTCCGGGCCGACCACCTCGTCCCCGAGCAGGTGCGCGACCTGGTCGACCGAATCGATGCCGAGCGGGGCCGCCTCGACGTGCTGGTCAACGACATCTGGGGCGCCGAGCCACTGATCACCTGGGACAAGCCGGTGTGGCAGCAGCCGCTGGACGCCGGCTTCCGCACCCTGCGGTTGGCGATCGACACCCACATCATCACCAGCCACTTCGCGCTTCCCCTGTTGACCCGCCAGCCCGGCGGCCTGGTCGTGGAGATCGGCGACGGCACGAAGGCGTACAACGACGAGAACTACCGGCTCTCCCTCTTCTACGACCTGGCGAAGGTGTCGGTGAACCGGCTGGCGTTCAGCCAGGCGCACGAGCTGGAGCCGTACGGCTGCACGGCCGTCGCGCTGACGCCGGGCTGGCTGCGGTCGGAGCTGATGCTGGAGATCTTCGAGGTCACCGAGGAGAACTGGCGCGACGGCGCGGCGAAGGACCCGCACTTCGTCATGTCGGAGACACCGGCCTTCGTCGGGCGGGCGGTCGCCGCCCTGGCCGCTGACCCGGACCGGGCCCGCTGGAACGGCCAGTCCCTCGACGCCGGTGGCCTCGCCCAGGTCTACGGGTTCACCGATCTCGACGGCACCCGGCCGAACTTCTTCCGCTACCACGAAGAGGTGATCAAGCCGGGCCGCCCGGCGGACGACACCGGCTACCGCTGAGCCGTGTCGGCGTTCGCGTAGAGCGCCGCCGAGCGCATCGCCGCCTCGGCCATCCGCCGCCGCAGCTCGGGCGGGTCGAGCACCTCCACCTCCGGCCCCAGCGAGAGCAACTGGGCGTACGCCACCTCGACGGACTCGACGGGCAGCCGCAGCACCACCCGGCCCTGCCCGTCGGGTCCCTCGGCCGCGGCTACCGCCTCGTCGTACACGAAGGGGGCGTCGGCGAGATGGCGCAGCCGGCGCAGGCCGGCGGGGCTCAGCCGAACGGTCACCTCGGCCCGGAGCATGCTCCGGAGGAACGCCTCGCCCTGCTCCCGCCAGTACCCGGCCAGGTCGAAGTGCTCGTCCCGTTCGAAGGTCGCCGCCCCCACCGCCACCTCGGTGACCCGGTCCACCCGATAGGTCCGGTGGTCGTCGCCGACCCGGCCGACCAGATACCAGACCCCGCTCTTGAGCACCAGCCCGTAGGGCCGCAGCTCGCGGGTGACCTCCCGGTCGCCGCGCCGGTAACGCAGCCGCACCTCCCGGTCCCGCCAGACCGCCCCGGCCAGCTCGGTCAGCCGGGCCGGGGGTGCGGCCTCCCGGAACCAGCCCGGCACATCCAGGTGGAACCGCTGGCCGGTGCGGGCGGCCGCGTCGCGCAGGCTCGGCGGCAGCGCGGCGAGCACCTTCAGCTCGGCGGCGGTGACCGCGTCGGCCAGGCCCATGTCCCCGGCGGGCCCGGGCAGCCCGGCGAGGAACAGCGCCTCCGCCTCGTCCCGGGTCAGCCCGGTCAGCCGGGTCCGGTAGCCGCCGAGCAGCCGGT
This genomic stretch from Micromonospora krabiensis harbors:
- a CDS encoding DUF2516 family protein yields the protein MANAAPLFAFEVRSVIELILLVFALIIQGVALVHAITQRSDAFAAIGTLPKGGWIAILAVCLVLTLLGFGPISLFGLIGIAAALIYLLDVRVGLRDLSDGKGFW
- a CDS encoding alpha/beta fold hydrolase, with translation MRGFRWPPPPDGGPRTWGPGPGAPRTGRPALPEPETDLVTTPHGVRLERLVTGTGDPVTVFAHGLGNGIATTRPFGSGVTGRRVFFQFRGHGRSDAPPGSWDYADLARDLRAVADLEGAGRAFGASLGAGALCRLLVESPERFDRLVFFLPAVLDRPRGEVARQRLTALLEAVESGDASAVAEVVSVELPPAVRNTPAGWAYLRQRLDQLLRDGLASGLASLPEQVAVPSTDALAAVTAPALVIGCVGDDLHPVEVAEELAAALPAATLHVYDRPGVLWSERADLRTRISSFLNE
- a CDS encoding alanyl-tRNA editing protein; translation: MGVTHHGRTHRLDLADPTLREWECTVLHADPEQGIVLDRSAFYPGGGGQPPDHGVLLWQGVQTRIVGTRKGDDLWLIPAEGDPLPPAGTVLTGAVEDERRTRLMRTHSGLHVLCGVVFRDFGALATGGNMEPGEARMDFNLPEVPPDFKTRIEELVNAEIAADRSVAVRVLPRVEALALPDIIRTQSNLIPPDEQEVRIVDIVGLDVQADGGTHVASTAQIGKVQVVKVESKGRANRRVRVRLAD
- a CDS encoding CGNR zinc finger domain-containing protein, with the protein product MTDGASGLTLVSLSGTRFRFDPGALCLELLTTGGPGPLGRRYEALHRPDDLAAWLELSRLGLDPARVRVDADDLATTRRLRDALWRLACARTGGRPPTDDPADFEATPADLATLNEIAAGEPLAPELTVEGTRRWLPARGGQVLATVARDAVDLFSGPHADRIRECGAHNCHLVFVDTSRPGQRRWCSMDRCGNRHKVRALRARRATD
- a CDS encoding VOC family protein, which codes for MALHWKLVVDCADAIPLARFWAAALDYDVEDNSALIDRLVEVGAVGPEAYVEIDGRRVFRELAGIRHPDDPVDPDSGIGLGRRLLFQAVPEPKRVKNRLHLDLHVGPADREVTVKRLTGLGATVLAEVDDRGSRHTTMADPEGNEFDVQ
- a CDS encoding SDR family oxidoreductase; this translates as MTKPLTGRVALVAGATRGAGRQIAVQLGAAGATVYATGRSSRAGRSELDRPETIEETAELVTAAGGEGIAVRADHLVPEQVRDLVDRIDAERGRLDVLVNDIWGAEPLITWDKPVWQQPLDAGFRTLRLAIDTHIITSHFALPLLTRQPGGLVVEIGDGTKAYNDENYRLSLFYDLAKVSVNRLAFSQAHELEPYGCTAVALTPGWLRSELMLEIFEVTEENWRDGAAKDPHFVMSETPAFVGRAVAALAADPDRARWNGQSLDAGGLAQVYGFTDLDGTRPNFFRYHEEVIKPGRPADDTGYR
- a CDS encoding helix-turn-helix transcriptional regulator, with protein sequence MRASRLISLVLLLQSRETMTAAELARELEVSERTVYRDVLALSAAGVPVYADRGRAGGYRLLGGYRTRLTGLTRDEAEALFLAGLPGPAGDMGLADAVTAAELKVLAALPPSLRDAAARTGQRFHLDVPGWFREAAPPARLTELAGAVWRDREVRLRYRRGDREVTRELRPYGLVLKSGVWYLVGRVGDDHRTYRVDRVTEVAVGAATFERDEHFDLAGYWREQGEAFLRSMLRAEVTVRLSPAGLRRLRHLADAPFVYDEAVAAAEGPDGQGRVVLRLPVESVEVAYAQLLSLGPEVEVLDPPELRRRMAEAAMRSAALYANADTAQR